One genomic segment of Pedobacter endophyticus includes these proteins:
- a CDS encoding sulfatase, with protein sequence MKKHFFILLFLFPLRCCQAQEKPNIILFLVDDMGWMDTSQPFGNQIMPLNKKFHTPNMERMAKEGMLFSNAYNNSVCTPTRTSLITGQSAVRTHITNWTSITANQITDFPDSLLAPPAWNMNGLSVTDHQNSFTVKQTLPQLLKDAGYFTVHVGKAHWGSLGTTGSDPQALGFVVNISGSSLGHPQSYLGEENYGNMPGKTSFNAVPDLQQFYGSDTFLTEALTLKAKSALDYPIKNKQPFFLYLGHYAVHLPIQADKRFVNNYLEAGLDKTEAAYASLIEGMDKSLGDVLDYVKARGIEKNTVIIFMSDNGGLANTGRGGQRNTQNLPLRAGKGSVYEGGIRIPFIVKWPTTAKAGSKTNQYVMPEDFMPTILEIAKIKNHDELDGKSYLPLIKNASLKTDARPILFHYPNRWTRNEDEGYAWSSAMRLGNWKLVYLMKQQKLELYNLKDDIGEQHDLSISNGAKVVELAKIWTAELKKRGAQLPTWRANGKTVAWPDEIVK encoded by the coding sequence ATGAAAAAACACTTCTTTATACTTCTTTTTCTATTTCCATTACGCTGTTGTCAAGCTCAAGAAAAACCGAACATCATTTTATTTTTGGTAGATGATATGGGCTGGATGGACACTTCGCAGCCGTTTGGAAATCAAATAATGCCGCTGAACAAAAAATTCCATACGCCGAATATGGAGCGAATGGCCAAAGAAGGAATGCTATTTAGCAATGCCTACAACAATTCTGTCTGTACACCAACGCGAACCAGTTTGATTACCGGTCAAAGCGCCGTACGAACCCATATCACCAACTGGACTTCTATCACAGCGAATCAGATTACTGATTTTCCAGACAGTTTGTTAGCTCCACCGGCCTGGAATATGAATGGCCTAAGTGTAACCGATCATCAAAACTCTTTTACCGTTAAGCAAACGTTACCCCAGCTGTTGAAAGACGCGGGATATTTTACAGTGCATGTTGGCAAGGCCCATTGGGGATCGTTAGGTACAACAGGAAGCGACCCGCAAGCGCTTGGCTTTGTAGTCAATATCTCCGGTTCGTCGCTGGGCCATCCACAGAGTTACCTTGGCGAAGAAAACTATGGCAATATGCCTGGCAAAACGAGCTTTAACGCCGTGCCCGATTTGCAGCAATTTTATGGTAGCGATACTTTCTTAACTGAGGCTTTAACTTTGAAGGCCAAATCCGCTTTAGATTATCCCATCAAAAACAAGCAACCGTTTTTCTTATATCTGGGCCATTATGCAGTGCATTTGCCCATTCAGGCTGACAAAAGGTTTGTAAACAACTATTTAGAGGCTGGCCTTGATAAAACAGAGGCCGCTTACGCCTCGCTAATTGAAGGGATGGACAAAAGTTTGGGCGACGTTTTGGATTATGTAAAAGCCAGGGGAATAGAAAAAAATACCGTAATTATTTTTATGTCAGATAATGGCGGCCTTGCCAATACTGGCCGTGGCGGGCAGCGCAACACCCAAAATTTACCGTTAAGAGCTGGTAAGGGGTCGGTTTATGAGGGCGGAATCCGTATCCCCTTTATCGTTAAGTGGCCTACGACTGCCAAAGCCGGAAGCAAGACAAACCAGTACGTTATGCCCGAAGATTTTATGCCGACGATATTAGAAATCGCGAAAATAAAAAACCATGATGAGTTAGACGGTAAAAGCTATTTGCCCCTGATAAAAAACGCTTCGTTAAAAACCGACGCACGGCCCATCCTTTTCCATTATCCAAACCGTTGGACACGAAATGAAGACGAAGGCTACGCGTGGTCGAGCGCAATGCGATTGGGCAATTGGAAGTTGGTTTATTTAATGAAACAGCAGAAACTTGAGCTTTATAATTTAAAGGATGATATCGGCGAGCAACACGACTTGTCAATTTCAAATGGGGCAAAGGTTGTTGAACTGGCCAAAATCTGGACTGCCGAGCTTAAAAAACGTGGTGCCCAATTGCCAACATGGCGGGCAAATGGCAAAACTGTTGCCTGGCCAGACGAAATTGTAAAGTGA
- a CDS encoding SPFH domain-containing protein — MTASTIILIVLIIFILIAFLSTFKVVPQRSVFIIERLGKYSRTLDAGFHILIPFIDKIAYKQNLKEQAIDVASQICITKDNIAVEVDGVLYLQVMDPQKASYGIDNYRFAVIQISQTTMRSVIGKMELDKTFEERETVNATIVSAVDKASEPWGIKVSRYEVKNISPPQTIRDAMEKQMRAEREKRAVIAESEGDKQAKINRAEGDKQEMIARSEGEKQRKINEASGTASEIEMVAIATAKGITEIAQSINAEGGMNAVNLRVAEQYLNEFGKLAKTNNTMIVPADLSDIAGVISSITSVLSKTNTLPNPIIPAKK, encoded by the coding sequence ATGACAGCCTCAACCATTATTTTAATCGTTCTTATCATTTTTATTCTCATTGCGTTTCTATCAACCTTCAAAGTTGTTCCGCAGCGGTCGGTGTTTATTATTGAGCGCTTAGGTAAATATAGTCGCACATTAGATGCAGGTTTCCACATTCTGATCCCGTTTATCGACAAAATTGCCTACAAACAAAACCTTAAGGAACAGGCCATTGATGTGGCTTCGCAAATTTGTATTACCAAAGATAACATTGCAGTTGAAGTGGATGGGGTTTTATACCTGCAGGTGATGGACCCGCAAAAAGCTTCGTATGGCATTGACAATTACCGTTTTGCCGTTATTCAGATCTCTCAAACCACCATGCGAAGTGTAATCGGTAAAATGGAGCTGGATAAAACTTTTGAAGAAAGAGAAACCGTAAACGCAACCATTGTAAGTGCGGTAGATAAAGCCAGCGAGCCATGGGGCATTAAAGTGTCTCGTTACGAAGTGAAAAATATTTCGCCACCACAAACCATCAGAGACGCCATGGAAAAACAAATGCGTGCCGAAAGGGAGAAAAGGGCAGTAATTGCCGAATCGGAAGGTGATAAACAGGCGAAAATTAACCGTGCCGAAGGCGACAAACAGGAAATGATTGCCCGATCGGAAGGTGAAAAGCAACGTAAAATAAACGAGGCAAGTGGTACGGCATCAGAAATTGAAATGGTGGCCATTGCAACGGCAAAAGGGATTACCGAAATTGCGCAATCTATTAATGCCGAAGGCGGAATGAATGCCGTTAACCTCCGTGTTGCCGAACAATACCTAAACGAATTCGGCAAACTGGCAAAAACCAATAATACGATGATTGTACCAGCCGATTTATCTGATATTGCCGGAGTGATTTCGAGCATCACCTCGGTGTTGAGTAAAACAAATACTTTGCCTAACCCGATAATTCCGGCGAAAAAATAA
- a CDS encoding NfeD family protein, with translation MDELMNISVLWFVVGFSFFLLEFLVPGFILFFFGIAAWLVALITLFFDIAIDTQLIIFLVSALVTVVLFRKWVKEKLGMHKASQKVLEDEYIGKIALAETEITPEKNGKVEFKGASWDAKSDEYITLGQQVEIIETKSILLIVKPIKV, from the coding sequence ATGGATGAGCTTATGAACATCTCGGTACTTTGGTTCGTTGTAGGCTTTTCGTTTTTTCTCCTCGAATTTTTAGTCCCCGGCTTTATTTTATTCTTTTTTGGTATTGCAGCCTGGCTTGTTGCACTTATTACGCTGTTTTTTGATATTGCCATAGATACCCAATTAATCATTTTTTTGGTGAGTGCACTCGTTACTGTTGTGCTCTTCAGGAAATGGGTTAAAGAAAAGCTCGGCATGCATAAAGCAAGCCAGAAGGTACTTGAAGATGAGTATATTGGCAAAATAGCACTTGCCGAAACCGAAATTACCCCCGAAAAAAACGGTAAAGTAGAATTTAAGGGCGCCAGTTGGGATGCTAAATCAGACGAGTACATCACTTTAGGCCAACAAGTTGAAATTATAGAAACCAAAAGCATTTTATTAATTGTAAAACCCATAAAAGTATGA